In Desulfobacter hydrogenophilus, the genomic stretch TCCATTCATTCTTCGAGTTCGCGTTTTTTAAGCCGTTTGATCTGGGTATCCAGAAAGGCTTTCTCATCATCGATAAATAAAAGTTTCATCTGCAAAGTCTCCCTAAATGTTATTGGTTGTCTTTCTTGTTGACGGTTTGGCTGTCTGGCGGACCTTTACGGGTAACCGGATCAAGAAGCTGATGCCCTGTCCCATCTGACTTCCCACTTCAATTGTGCCGCCCATTTTCTGAATAATGCCGTAACAGAGAGAAAGGCCTACTCCTGTACTTTTTCCCACGGCTTTGGCGGTGAAGAATGGATCGAAAATCCGGTGTTCTTGGGCGAGGATGGGTCTGGGGCGCTGTCCCTTGGCATTGACAAGGCGGAAGGGGCCTTCATAAGCAAACTGGGTGCCATCGGAATTCACAAGGCCCAGATCCGTAAATACATCTCCGTATTCAACCTGATAAAATTTTGTTTTTTCAGCTATGGGATCGTGCATAATATCACTGGCTCTTGTGAGGCCGTTTGATCCGGCTTGAGCTCATCTATCAAGATCTATGCCAGATTAAGAAAGACGCTGGAAATATAGATTAATTATTTGAAATAATAAGGTAATTTAAGATGTGGCAGGCGGCCAAAAAGGTTGGTACATGTCACCTTTTTTTACAGCATGTAAAGATTGCATTTTTCGATGTGAATAATAATTTCAAATTCCCCCGAGCAGGGGTGCTGATCTTTTTAAACTCTATTTTGTAGGAAAGGCAAATCATTTGCCTGTTTTTACGCAGCACCACATCAAATACCCGTTTCAGGCCGTATCGTTATAGTCACTCGAAAGTGGCGCTAAAATTATTATCTGCATGTTTGCAGTATATGTTGACCGCATGAAGAAATTTTTCGTCAACCAAAGAGAATGCTGTGTTTTATAACGGAACCTACCGGATAACTTGGGTGGACGAAATGGTATTGATCCCGTATTTGTCTATTTTTGCATGCAGCGTGGGCCGGGATATGTCCAAAAGCCGGGCAGCCTGGGATCGGTTGCCGTTTGAGATTTTCAGTGCTTCTTCCACGGCCATGGCGCAGATGGTGTCTGAAAAGAATTCAAAACTGTGATCGCCGGACGGGTGGGACAGGCAGGTGTGCACCCATTGGCGGATGGTTTCCTCCTGGTTTGCGTCCTTGGAAATTTCTCCAGCGGTTTCCTGTTTTCGGATAATCTGGCTTAAATCACTAACCGACAAGGGGTTACCCCGGTTAAATATCAGGACCTTATGGATCAGGTTGGCAAGTTCCCTCACATTGCCCGGCCATTCGTATTCTTTCAAAAGATCCAGAGCCTCATCCCGGATACCGGGGTTGTCGATTTTCAATTCATGGGAGAACCTTTCCAGGTAATGGGCGGTCAGGGGTTGAATATCTCCTACGCGGTCCCTTAATGGTGGCAATTCAATGGTTACGACCTTGAGGCGAAAATAGAGATCTTCCCTGAAAAGCCCCTGGGTAATGGCGGATTTAAGATCCCTGTTGGTTGCGGCAATGATGCGCACATCCACGGGAATGGTTTCATCGCCGCCCAGTCGTTCAATGCATCTTTCCTGGAGCAGTCGCAGAATTTTGGCCTGGATGGAAATGGGCATGTCGCCGATTTCATCCAGAAACACTGTGCCGCCGTCCGCTTGTTCAATTTTGCCGATATGCCGTCGTGCCGCACCGGTGAAGGCCCCTTTTTCAAAGCCGAACAACTCGCTTTCCAGAAGGTTTTCCGGAATGGCCACGCAGTTGATGATGGAAAAGTTTTTATCTGACCGGATGCCGTGTTGGTACACGGCCCGGGCCACCAGTTCCTTGCCGGTGCCCGATTCTCCCTGAATCAGCACCGTGGCATCGGTCTGGGCCACACGACCTATGGTTTTATATACTTTTTGCATGCCGGGGCTCTGGCCCACAATGGCGTTCGGAGAATAGGTTGCGGGTTCGGCGTCCACATGCACCGGGGTGCGCATACAATAGCCTGCATCAATGGCCTGGGTGATCAGCTTGAGCATTTCAGGGATGTCAAAGGGTTTGAGCAGATAGTCAAAGGCGCCTGCTTTGATGGCTTCAATGGCTGTGTCCGTGGTGCCGAATGCGGTGACAATGATCGTTGGCAGGGTGGCATCAAGTTTTTTTATCTCTTTAAATGTTTCAAGCCCGTTCATGCCCGGCAGGCGGATATCCAGAATCACCAGATCCAGACACGTTGTGTTGACGATCTCAAGACCGGCTTCTCCGGAAGCCGCAGAGACCACGTCATAGTTCTCTTCGGTGAGCAGTTTGGAAAAACTGATTCTTAGCTGGTCGTCGTCGTCAATGATCAGAATTTTTGCCATGTACATCCTCTCCTGCCGGCAGTGTGATAGTGAAACAGGTCCCCTGGCCTTCCTGGCTGTCCAGCACCAGACACCCGCTATGCTCGCTGATAATATTAAAACAGATGCTTAACCCCAGACCCGTCCCATCGTCCTTGGTTGTGAAAAACGGGTTGAAAACTTCGTCCTGGATAGATACGGGAATGCCGGGTCCGGAATCCTGGATTCTTATCACCGCAGTGTCCCTGTTTTTGTTAATGCTGTCCATGGTTTCGGTAATGGTGATCCTGCCTCCTTTTTTCATGGCTTCGCAGGCATTGATGATGATGTTGGCCAGGGCTTCTTTGAACTGGCCTGCATCCAGCAGCACATCATCCAAAGGCTCGCTGCGCACGATATGGATCGTTACCCCGTAGGATTTCAACCGTTGTTCCAGCAGCCGCAGGGTATTGTCCACCACCTGGGATGGACTTTGTTTTTTCATGGTCAGTTTCGGGGGTCTGGAAAATTCCAGGAAGTTTTCCAAAATTTTGTTGATCTGCCCGATTTCCGTTGAAATGACACTGATGTTTTCCTGCTGGTCCTGGGATAGCTTGGCTGACCGGCCCAGGGAAAACAGCCGCATTTTAATGGAGGTCAAAGGGTTTCTGATGGAGTGGGCGGTGCCTGCGGCAAGTTGTCCCACTATGGCCATTTTTTCGGACTGCATCAAGGATTCCCGACTTCGCATAAGTTCGGCATGGGTCTGTTCTGCATTTTCAATCAAGCCGTGGACACTGTTTTTTAATGCTGCCAT encodes the following:
- a CDS encoding ATP-binding protein produces the protein MHDPIAEKTKFYQVEYGDVFTDLGLVNSDGTQFAYEGPFRLVNAKGQRPRPILAQEHRIFDPFFTAKAVGKSTGVGLSLCYGIIQKMGGTIEVGSQMGQGISFLIRLPVKVRQTAKPSTRKTTNNI
- a CDS encoding sigma-54-dependent transcriptional regulator translates to MAKILIIDDDDQLRISFSKLLTEENYDVVSAASGEAGLEIVNTTCLDLVILDIRLPGMNGLETFKEIKKLDATLPTIIVTAFGTTDTAIEAIKAGAFDYLLKPFDIPEMLKLITQAIDAGYCMRTPVHVDAEPATYSPNAIVGQSPGMQKVYKTIGRVAQTDATVLIQGESGTGKELVARAVYQHGIRSDKNFSIINCVAIPENLLESELFGFEKGAFTGAARRHIGKIEQADGGTVFLDEIGDMPISIQAKILRLLQERCIERLGGDETIPVDVRIIAATNRDLKSAITQGLFREDLYFRLKVVTIELPPLRDRVGDIQPLTAHYLERFSHELKIDNPGIRDEALDLLKEYEWPGNVRELANLIHKVLIFNRGNPLSVSDLSQIIRKQETAGEISKDANQEETIRQWVHTCLSHPSGDHSFEFFSDTICAMAVEEALKISNGNRSQAARLLDISRPTLHAKIDKYGINTISSTQVIR
- a CDS encoding sensor histidine kinase codes for the protein MSLRQRVYLANAVLLGITVMGTIAMIWYTYKTENLFTGIVVRHIPMYQTAESLENSLLNQKGYLSYYLLDKNPEWLRQLADFKLDFESQLSSAKPLVTEEWEKETLSRIESVYTTYIAAKDRVLTLYEKGDPGAGATLHREVRANFFKIYELCEKFKTAHKNAIDLSVEDSRSDARNLRYIGLLAIVTVVLLSLLINYIFTRHILEPIRKLAAEADHLGEGRVSGNEMAALKNSVHGLIENAEQTHAELMRSRESLMQSEKMAIVGQLAAGTAHSIRNPLTSIKMRLFSLGRSAKLSQDQQENISVISTEIGQINKILENFLEFSRPPKLTMKKQSPSQVVDNTLRLLEQRLKSYGVTIHIVRSEPLDDVLLDAGQFKEALANIIINACEAMKKGGRITITETMDSINKNRDTAVIRIQDSGPGIPVSIQDEVFNPFFTTKDDGTGLGLSICFNIISEHSGCLVLDSQEGQGTCFTITLPAGEDVHGKNSDH